In the Drosophila willistoni isolate 14030-0811.24 chromosome 3R, UCI_dwil_1.1, whole genome shotgun sequence genome, GCAATGCCAGTGTTGTTCTTGCCCAAACCATCGCCTTCTTTCCAGCCATATTTACTAAGAATCTTCTTTGCGAAATCcataaaaagcaaaaccagcaaaatataaacaaagtCTGGCACGTGTGGCGGTACCTAGAGATGTGAAACCTTGTTAGAGACGGTGTAAAGCAGTTACTATTTCTCAATCTTATCGCAAGAAATCGATATTTTCTCACGAAAAAAAGGCACATCGAGTATCAACGGTTCAAGTACGCCCCATCACCAATAGCAGATTTAGCATCTCTAGCTCCCCGACAATCGATTTCAAATAAACATGCAAATCTAATGGTCTAACCGCcaccaaaaaaattaatggaagaaaaccaaacaaattaattgatttcatttatacattcatatCTTCTTTTATTTCACATTTCAGCCGCACATTTTGTATTCTGCGTTTCCtacttttcatttcaaataCATGGTGATGATACTAAGTGgcaataataaacaaaaattattaactgcatttaaattattaaatattctcgaattCAGTACAGGCCACATAAAATCGAATTGCCCTCGTAACACATTACACTACCACGCCCCACTCATCAACAGATCACCGCACCCTTTGATCAGAAAAAGTTGCATTCCCTGTCCTGCATCTTATGGTTTTCGgggggagagagagacttATCAGGCTGAAAATGCAACAGTTCCATCTACACTTTCCTTGATGACTGGCTTGATGGTAATGCATGGTAGTGCTGATGTTCCTTGGGAGCGAGAAGTGAATTCGCTTCAATTAAAATCTAATTTCAATCTTCACAATTACTTTTCGCCTTGATTTGTTTCGTTAAAATATCGTCGATTCTACTAAACTTCGatgctgctgccgctgatgCTACGTTTTCCAATAGTTGTTAATATGCTAACTTAATTCCAAGTATGTTTTGCTTATGATCCTCCTCTCCTTCCTCCGTGACAGTGTTTTGGatgttttttaaaaacaaaattacatatattatGTTGtggttgttattttttataattagaTAGTACAGGATGTTCTTTGTTTGCTATCAAtcaattgttgtttatcaTTAATAATCGAAAAACGAACGCTGATGTTGTTGGTTGTTaattggttggttggttttttctcTATTATCTCATTGTATCCCATTACAGGACGACGAGTGGCGCGTTGTACGCAAACGCTTAGAAAGCGAACAGCAACAGGAAGGCCATCATAAGACAGAACAGACCCATAGCCTCAGACAGGGCGAATCCCAGAATAGCGTATGAGAACAGCTGCTGTTTCAACGATGGGTTTCTGGCATAACCGATGATGAGGGAACCGAATACTGTTCCGATACCAGCACCTGTTGTATTGGTTGCCATTTGTGTTGTCCGCAGGAAGAAAAAAGAGGATAAAAGCAAATATTAGTTTAAACATTCAGTTAATTCGttaaaattgaattacaaGTAGGGATGCAGATGTTTTGTATAGGTATTCCTTTAAAATCTAATACCAATGACAATTTGCATTCCTACTTAAgttaatttttagttttttcttttagtatcCCATCCAACAAAGTGTCAAAcccttcttttcttttaaagTCAGTCAGTTGCAGATTAGTCTGAATTGAGTTCTGCTTTCCACTGCCTCCAAAGGAGGGTAGCTTATAGCAGCAAGCACATCGCACTAAAACGGCTGGTCACGAAAGATTTCAATGCATCCGTAAGGCGGCGGTCGAGGGGACCGCAACAAGCCAAACAGTACAGTATTTCTGGTACCTTCGCCCTGTAATCACACAGGTTTCCTGCTAGGAAATGAAGCTACACGCCAAACCCCTTTCGGATGAATTGGCATGTTGTACAAAACACACAAGCTTCGACCAATTCTCAGACCTTCCCGGGGCAAAGAGAGTAATCAGATACTCGTTATGTGTGCCCCAGATGCTAGATTGCAACTGACTGAAGAACTGACCAGGAATGACAGATTATAGTGGAGTAGGAATAGGGAAGTATATATGAATTATAACTAAATGTAAAGATGGCAACCAATACGAACCGGAACCAGCGACACCGACTGTTGCAGCACCAGCACCAATGAATTTGGCAGCCGAATCAATATCGCGCGTGACTGGAGAGGTCTGGAATGACCTGATTTGTGGCAGTAATGCAACTGGGGTTGTGTTCTGAGCGGCCAAAGTCTGGCTCTGGCTGATGACGGCGCTGCTCAATGGTCGCAAGTATTGCTTGGAGTTGGCGAGGAtctataaaaaattaaaccaaaaGAAATAGAGTTAAAATGGATAAATGTTGTAAAATGATTATATAAGCACAATTGAATTGTgcttgcttgtgtgtgtgagatAAAACTCAGTTAAGATGGATAAGAtctttgaatttcaatttgaactattttaataattatttgctttttttcaaatttcttgTCACTCTCTTTTCTTCACTCTCTTCAAGAGAGAAAGATTCTCTATGTTGCTCTTTCTTTTGGCTTGAATGGTCAGGCCAAGAGTTATGCAATCGTTAAGTAATTTTAGGTTTTGCTGACATTTTCTCAACAATTGACATTGTTgttctaaatatatattatatatcacTGCCGGgattttctttaatgttataaacaaatgtttaattaacCGCTTACTCTTCCCCATGTCTCTAGCTATCAATtactctctctttcgctctctctctctacacAAATGTCAAACGCATTCACCTAACCTCAACATTGATTAGAGAGCAAAGTCGGGGCCAATTTTTGGTTATACAATAGGGCATCTATAGTTTTGGGA is a window encoding:
- the LOC6649383 gene encoding ATP synthase lipid-binding protein, mitochondrial: MFVSTVSRIAPVARSAILANSKQYLRPLSSAVISQSQTLAAQNTTPVALLPQIRSFQTSPVTRDIDSAAKFIGAGAATVGVAGSGAGIGTVFGSLIIGYARNPSLKQQLFSYAILGFALSEAMGLFCLMMAFLLLFAF